A region of the Mycobacterium sp. NBC_00419 genome:
GCGGTTCGCCGACCAGTTCACCGAGGACGCCACCTACGTCGAACACTCCTACGGGACGTTCACCGGCCGCGAGCAGATCCGCGATTGGATCGTCAAGACCATGAGCACCTTCCCGGGCCGGGAGATGCCGTTCTATCCGTCGACCTGGCATTCGGTCGACGAGGAGAAGGGCTGGGTGATCTGCGAATTCCAGAACCGGATGCGCGATCCCGGTGACGGCAGCATCCACGAAGCGCCCAACATCTCGGTGCTCAAGTACGCCGGCGACGGGCTGTGGAGCTACGAGGAAGACGCCTACAACCCGATGAACTTCGTGCCGATGGTGCGCGGCTACATCCAGCGGTGCAAGGAGCTGGGTACCGCGTCCGATGACGCGATCGCGTTCGCCCGCAAGATGGGCTGGGAGTCCTAGTCGGGGCTTCCCTCGCTGCTGTCGAAGAAGCTCCACTGCCCGTCGTGCTCGACCTCCATCCGCCAGCCGAGCTCGTGGTAGTTGCCCGCGGAGTCGGCGAACCAGGCATGTGCGTCTTCGGCGCTGTCGATGTCCTTGGTCTCGGCGACGGTGCCGGTGGGGTCGATCACTCGGTAGGTAGCCATGCACTCAGCTTTCCCGGCTGGGCGCGGCTCAATCAGAACGTCAGAAGTACCCGTTGGCCGGCGGCCACGTGCCGTTGACGGCGTAGTTTCCGGCCGCGTGTGCCTTGTAGGCCAACGG
Encoded here:
- a CDS encoding nuclear transport factor 2 family protein — protein: MGQWSRNELESAFAAHKQVVVGIGETWNWARFADQFTEDATYVEHSYGTFTGREQIRDWIVKTMSTFPGREMPFYPSTWHSVDEEKGWVICEFQNRMRDPGDGSIHEAPNISVLKYAGDGLWSYEEDAYNPMNFVPMVRGYIQRCKELGTASDDAIAFARKMGWES